The Verrucomicrobiota bacterium genome includes the window TCGGCGTGCTGCTGCTGCCGGCGTGCGTGGCGCTGACGGTGACCTGCATCCAGGCGACTGCCACGGCGGCCGACCTGACGGGCAACCTGCTCTGGTTCGGCTGCGGCTTCGTGTCGCACCTGACGTTCTTCCTCGTGCTGAACAAGCCGATGCGCACCTACGTGATCGGCCACGAGCTGACGCACGCGCTCTGGGTCGTGCTGCTGCGCGGGCGCGTCAAACGCATCACGGTCGGCAAGCAGAGCGGCTCGGTCTACGCCACCAAGGTCAATCCGCTCATCGCACTCGCGCCATACTTTTTCCCGCTCTACATGCTCGCCGTGCTCGGGCTCTACGCGCTCGTGCGCTGGCTCGCCCCCGCCTACGCCTCGCGCGGCACCATGTTGTTCGCCGTCGGATTCACCTGGTCGTTCCACCTGCTCCTCAACACCTGGATGCTGACCCATGAGCAGGACGACGTGCGCGTCGCCGGCGTCATCTTCTCGTATATCGCCATCTACCTCCTGAACGTCGTCGTGCTCGGCCTGCTGCTCAGCTTCGTTTCGACGAGCATCTCGCTCGAAGGCATCACCCACGCCGCCTGGCGCGACCTCGTGTACGCCTACACGCTGGTCGCACGGCCGTTTGTGTGAGCTTCCGCGCGTCGTGCCGCTGGTGTATCATCGCGGCTCGAAGGCTGAGATGACGAGGGGGACATGATGGGTAGAACGCGCGATTTCGACACCGAGCCACCGGAGGACGGACAGGCCGAGCTCTATGAGCAGATCAACGCCCTGACCGACGAGGCGGCCGACTTGGGCAACCAGGGCCGGTATGATGAGGCGCTCGAATGCTTCGACCGGGCCATTGCCCTCGACCCGGAGAACCCTGACCCCTGGGACACCAAGGCGCGGTATCTCTCCATGATGGGCCGGCTCGAGGAGGCGGTGGAATGCTTCACCACGCTCACCGATCTCGACCCGAAAAACGAGGCCGCCTGGGAGCGCAAGGGCGACTGCCTTCGCGACATGGAACGCAACGAGGAGGCGCTTGTCTGCTACGCGCATGCCGAGGAACTGCTCGGCGGGCACGGCGACTTCTGGGATGAGATGGCCGACTGCCTCGTGGGGCTCGAACGCTTCGACGAGGCGATGGCGCTCTACGACCGGGCCATACAGCGCAATCCGAGGGACGGCTGGATCCGGCTGCGCAAGGGAGAGGCGTACGAGTCGCTCGACCAGCCCGACAATGCGCTGAAGTGCTACGACGAAGCGCTCAGCCGCGATCCCAACTTCGTGGCGGGCCTCCGGGCCAGAGCACAGGTCCTGGCCCGGCAGGGCAGAACGGACGAGGCGCTTGCCTCCTACCAATGCGCCCTCGAGCTCAGCCCCGGCGACCCTGCAATCTGGATCAATGCGGGCGTTGTGCTGGGGGACACCGGCGCCAACGAGGACGCGATCGAGTGCTTCGATCAGGCGCTCGAGATCGCGCCGGACGACCCGACCGCTTGGGCAAACAGGGCCAGCCACCTGGGGCGTCTGGGCCGCCATGAGGAGGCGTTGGACAGCGCGAACAGGGCCGTGGCGGCCCAGGCCGACTACGCCTGGGCGTGGTTCAACAAAGCGGCCGCCGAGGACGCCCTGGGCGACACCGAGGCCGCCCGACAGACTTACGAGCGCTTCCTCGAGGTGGCCGACATGGAGCCAGAAGGCTATGAGGTTGAGATCGCCCAAGCCCGCAAACGCCTCGAAGAGCCGTCCTGACCCCTGCTTCCGCCTCTTGGCGGCTTGGTGTGAGATTCCCTCCTTTCCCTGGAACCGCCGGGTGGCGGGGTTGGTCATAAGGGACGGACTTCGGGGCCGGGAGAGTGGGCCTTGCCCGGAGCGCGCGCCGGTGCTAGAATTTTAGTCTCGCGCCTGGCGGCGAGCTGAACGTGGTTTCGATCGACCCTAGGAGAGGCACGATGCGCCTACTCACATTGTCTCTGTTCGCGGCGATGCTCAGTGCCGTCGCCACCCCGCTGCGTGCGGCCGAGCAACCTGTGCCCGCCGACGCGACCAAGCCGGCGGAAGGCCTGATCCGCGTGCTGATCCGCTCGACGGACCTCGCGCGCGGCACCGACCTCGCGGTCGACGAAAAAACCGTCTCGATCAAAACAGCACATTCGGGCCCGCTGAGCTTCGACCGCCGCGCGGTGGCCGGCATCGCGTTCGGGCCGGGTCTGGACCGCCGGATCTTCGAAGCGAGCGGCGAGCGCGACGTGCTCCACATGAACACGGGCGACAAGATCTCGGGCGACATCATCAAGACCGCCGACGGCAAGGTGGCGGTCAAGACCTTCTATGGCGGGGGACGCGAGACCGAGATCGAGTTCGACAAGATCAGCTACATGACCTTCGCCGTGCCGACCAACGAGACCGCCATCGAACTCAAACCCGACGCGGTCCGCGTCATCTTCGACAACGGCGACATCCTCGGCGGCACACTTGCCGCGTTCAAGAACGGCGTGTTCCGCCTTGACACCCAGTACGCCGGTGCGGTCGAGTTCAGCGCCGACCGAATTCAGTCGCTGCACAACATGGCCAACAGCCGCCAATTCCTTCCCGGCGGGTTGGCCGAGGCGTTCATGCGGCTCTTCGACCAGTCGGGCGAGCTCCAGCGCAACTTCCGCAACATCCTGCTGTCGCTTGTCCAGGCGTTCCTTGCCCAAGGGGATAACGAGGGCGCCCTCTTCGTGCTCCAGCGCATGGAGCGCTACAGCATCGACGTGTGGACCTACGAGCAACTCGCGCGCGCCTTCGACAACGCCAAGCAGACCGAGGCGGCGATCCTCTGCTACGAACGCATGTACGAGCAGCGCGGCAACAACGTCCACGTGTTCCGCCAGATCTACCAGGCCTACGCGCGTTACGGACGCAACTCCCAGGCCGCCGAGGTCTACGAGGAGCTGCTCAAGCAGCCGGGCGCACAACTGGTCAACTACGGCTACAAGGAGCCCGACATTCGCATGTCGCTCGCCGAGACCTACGGCCAGCTCGAGGAGTACCAGAAGGCTGTCATCCACCTGCGCAAGGTCCTTGACGACTCGAGTGCCGATTCGGCGATGCGCGCCAAGGCGCGCGCCATGCTCGTCGAGGACTTCAGGAAGATCGGCACCGCGGGCGGAGACCCGCATCTCGACGAGCTGGTCGCCAAGTACTCCGAGGAGCTGAACGCGCTCGACGAGCGACTGGGCCAGGAGTACCTCACGCTCGTGCTCAAGTACATCGAGCTCGAACGGCTCACCAAGGCCGGCCTCGCGCTCGACGAGATGAAACCTCGCGCCCTCGCTTCCTACGTCCAGCAGGCCCAGGACGCTCTCGACAAGGCCTACAAGGAGCGCGGCTGGGATGAGTCGCCCGACGACGAAGCGGGCGACGATGAAGCACCTGAAGACCAAGCCGACGGCGACGACAGCGAGTAATCGCGCGCTCCGGCGGGCGCGCGTGCGCCCGGAAAGACGCGAGACGATACCAACACCCCCGACGAGACGAACGAGGACCGACATGATGCCCGACATCAACGACCCGATCGCCCAGCAGGCCGCAGTCGTACCCGAGCTCGGCGGCGAACCCGCTCTTGCGAGCGATGATCTTGCCGCCGTGCAGAAGCTCAAGGAGGGCTACCGCGTCATCACCGAGGAGATGGCCAAGGTCATCGTCGGCCAGCAGGCGGTGATCGAGGAGCTGCTCATCTCGCTGTTCTCGCGCGGCCACTGCCTGCTCGTCGGCGTGCCGGGCCTGGCCAAGACGCTCATGATCCGCACCCTGTCCAGCGTGCTCTCGCTGAGTTTCAACCGGATCCAGTTCACGCCCGACCTTATGCCGTCAGACATCACGGGCACCGACATCATCCAGGACGACGTCGAGAGCGGCGGGCGCAAGTTCGTCTTCCTCAAGGGCCCCGTGTTCGCCAACATCCTGCTCGCCGACGAGATCAACCGCACGCCGCCCAAGACGCAGGCCGCGCTGCTCGAGGCGATGCAGGAGCACCAGGTCACCGCATCGGGCCGGCGCTACAAGCTTGACGAGCCGTTCTTCGTGCTCGCCACCCAGAACCCCATCGAGCAGGAAGGCACCTATCCGCTGCCCGAGGCCCAGCTCGACCGGTTCATGTTCAACGTCCAGGTCGGCTACCCGACCGAGGACGAGGAGCTCGAAATCGTCCGTACGACCACGAGCACTGAGCCGCCCGAGCTCACCACCGTGCTGCACGCTGACGATATCCTGGCGCTCCAGGACATCATCATCCGGACGCCCGTGCCCGAGCACGTCTACCGCTACGCGCTGCGGCTGGCGCGCATGACGCGCCCGCTTCAGGCCGAGGCCCCCGAGTGGCTCCGCGACTGGGTCAGTTGGGGCGCTGGGCCGCGCGCCTCGCAATACCTCATTCTCGGCGCCAAGGCGCGCGCCATCCTGCGCGGCCGGTACGCGGCGCTCCTCGAGGACGTGCAGGCCGTCGCCCCCGCCGTGCTGCGCCACCGCATCGTGACCAACTTCAACGCCGAGAGCGAGGGCGTCACCCAGGACGAGATCATCGCCCGCCTCATCAAGGAACTGCCCAAGACGCAGGAGGACTACAAGGTCCGCGTCTAGAGAAGGGAAGCTGCGATGAGAAGGCTTGGCAGAGCGGTCCTGTTCGGGTTTGTCTGGTTTCTGATCCTGTGGCAGGGCGCATGCTTCGTCGCGGGATTCATCATTGGCGCACAGGCGGGAGCCGAGGCGGGGTCCGCACACGAGGGCGCACGGCGCGGCCGGGAAGCGGGACAGGAGTTCTTCGGCCAGTATGGGGTCTACTTCTTGCTCGGCGCTGCCGCGCTGGCCGCTATCGGCGCGGCAACAGGGATTCTGCCCTGGACCAGACCCAGGACGCTGCCGCCCGCTGCCGGATCATTTCCCCACTACCCGCCCTTCTACCAGCAGCCCCCTTACCAGCAACCGGGCCCGCCGCCATCCCATGGTCCGTGGCCGCCACAGCAGCCGCAGGCGTCCCCGCCACCTGTGGCCCCAAGGACCTACAATCCCATCTACCGGCGACCTCAGCCACCGTCGTCGCCGCCTGAGCCCGGCGCCGCTCCCGGGGATCCGCAGCACCAAGCACCCCGGCCACCGGAATCACCACCGCAATTGTGATGTCCGGCATGCCGGCTCCTTCGATGCCGCCCTGGAGCAGCCACCTCGCACGTTGTGTCTGAGGCGGTTGCGGTTCAAGCGGTTGACGGCATCTTGGGGGATGTGCGTCGCGCCGCAGGGCTGCGAGAAACGCTCGCGGTCGCTCGTCCACAAACCGCCGTTCATCAACCGGGGTGTCGGGGAAGGGAGGATGCATAAACTCGTGCAGGAGGTCGGCCCTTGAGTAAAACCGGCCTATCTCGTCCAGGTGCTCGAATCTCCCGAGACGGTCGGGCTGACGTTCATCGAACACCCATGCGCGAGGTGGGGCCAC containing:
- a CDS encoding tetratricopeptide repeat protein; protein product: MMGRTRDFDTEPPEDGQAELYEQINALTDEAADLGNQGRYDEALECFDRAIALDPENPDPWDTKARYLSMMGRLEEAVECFTTLTDLDPKNEAAWERKGDCLRDMERNEEALVCYAHAEELLGGHGDFWDEMADCLVGLERFDEAMALYDRAIQRNPRDGWIRLRKGEAYESLDQPDNALKCYDEALSRDPNFVAGLRARAQVLARQGRTDEALASYQCALELSPGDPAIWINAGVVLGDTGANEDAIECFDQALEIAPDDPTAWANRASHLGRLGRHEEALDSANRAVAAQADYAWAWFNKAAAEDALGDTEAARQTYERFLEVADMEPEGYEVEIAQARKRLEEPS
- a CDS encoding AAA family ATPase is translated as MPDINDPIAQQAAVVPELGGEPALASDDLAAVQKLKEGYRVITEEMAKVIVGQQAVIEELLISLFSRGHCLLVGVPGLAKTLMIRTLSSVLSLSFNRIQFTPDLMPSDITGTDIIQDDVESGGRKFVFLKGPVFANILLADEINRTPPKTQAALLEAMQEHQVTASGRRYKLDEPFFVLATQNPIEQEGTYPLPEAQLDRFMFNVQVGYPTEDEELEIVRTTTSTEPPELTTVLHADDILALQDIIIRTPVPEHVYRYALRLARMTRPLQAEAPEWLRDWVSWGAGPRASQYLILGAKARAILRGRYAALLEDVQAVAPAVLRHRIVTNFNAESEGVTQDEIIARLIKELPKTQEDYKVRV